The Thomasclavelia ramosa DSM 1402 genome includes a region encoding these proteins:
- a CDS encoding GNAT family N-acetyltransferase, translating into MEIRKYQSSDLKVICELFYETINTINRYDYNNDQIKVWSNRSNFLLTQDDFFNSMYTLVAVENEKVLGYGNIDKRGYLDHLYVHKDYQGKQIATKLCDKLEQYCKDVKSLTVHASISAKPFFEKRGYKVIKEQSVKVDNVYLTNYLMEKTR; encoded by the coding sequence ATGGAAATTAGAAAATATCAGTCTTCGGATTTAAAAGTAATTTGTGAATTGTTTTATGAAACGATTAATACAATAAATAGATATGATTACAATAATGATCAAATCAAAGTATGGTCAAATCGGAGTAATTTTCTGCTGACTCAAGATGACTTTTTTAACTCTATGTATACTCTTGTAGCTGTTGAAAATGAAAAGGTTTTGGGTTATGGTAATATTGATAAGAGAGGTTATTTAGATCATTTATACGTACATAAAGATTATCAAGGAAAACAGATTGCAACAAAGCTATGTGATAAGTTAGAACAGTATTGTAAAGATGTAAAAAGTTTAACAGTTCATGCTTCCATAAGTGCTAAGCCTTTTTTTGAAAAAAGAGGATATAAAGTTATTAAAGAACAGTCAGTCAAAGTGGATAATGTTTATTTAACTAATTATTTGATGGAAAAGACTAGATAA
- a CDS encoding peptide deformylase encodes MIREIVSDQFRLSQKSLPATKEDLPVVQDLLDTIIAHATGCVGMAANMIGINKNIIIVNDDGNYLVMLNPEIIKTMGRLYETEEGCLSHIGVKKTKRYEKIKVAYYDVDFKKKIKTFSNYTAQIIQHEIDHCNGILI; translated from the coding sequence ATGATAAGAGAAATAGTTAGTGATCAATTTAGACTAAGTCAAAAATCACTTCCAGCTACTAAAGAGGATTTACCGGTTGTTCAAGATTTATTAGATACGATTATAGCTCATGCTACAGGTTGTGTAGGAATGGCAGCTAATATGATTGGTATCAATAAAAATATTATCATTGTAAACGATGATGGTAATTATTTAGTAATGTTAAATCCAGAAATTATAAAAACTATGGGACGTTTATATGAAACAGAAGAAGGATGTCTATCACATATTGGAGTGAAAAAGACAAAGCGATACGAAAAGATAAAAGTAGCATATTATGATGTTGATTTCAAAAAGAAAATAAAAACTTTTAGTAATTATACAGCTCAGATCATTCAACATGAAATAGATCATTGTAATGGAATTTTAATTTAA
- a CDS encoding SAP domain-containing protein: MTRPNFNDIQSFDEFKQYYWYRDELKQICKEHGITHTGTKTELNDNIKAYFNGEIIKPVKRMKIRKQDVPLTLETKLLECGFVLNGRFREFFGEITKTPNFKFTADMATALRRVRSEGNVHFTLKDLLDVYYGKSDYAKYDNSACQWNQFLKDFCRDENNKIYYNKLKAASILWKVIRDQPGKKVYSASLLKKHQALLRQYKGENK, from the coding sequence ATGACACGTCCAAATTTTAATGATATTCAAAGTTTTGATGAATTTAAACAGTATTATTGGTATCGTGATGAACTAAAACAAATTTGTAAAGAACACGGAATTACTCATACAGGTACTAAAACGGAACTGAATGATAATATTAAAGCCTATTTTAATGGTGAAATAATTAAACCAGTAAAACGAATGAAAATAAGGAAGCAAGATGTGCCTTTAACCTTAGAAACAAAATTATTAGAATGTGGCTTTGTTCTTAATGGACGTTTTCGTGAATTCTTTGGCGAAATTACAAAAACACCTAATTTTAAGTTCACCGCAGATATGGCAACTGCATTGAGAAGGGTTCGAAGTGAGGGGAATGTTCATTTCACGCTCAAGGATCTTTTAGATGTGTATTATGGAAAAAGTGATTATGCTAAATATGATAATTCAGCTTGTCAGTGGAATCAGTTTTTAAAAGATTTTTGTCGTGATGAAAATAATAAAATTTATTATAATAAATTGAAAGCTGCTTCGATATTGTGGAAGGTTATTAGAGATCAGCCAGGAAAGAAAGTATATTCAGCTTCATTATTAAAGAAACATCAAGCTTTGCTAAGACAATATAAAGGGGAAAATAAATGA
- a CDS encoding PH domain-containing protein, with amino-acid sequence MTEDFGIYYQQIIRIEKSRDAIASSANSLDRLNIVTEQKDFYISLQNNDLFISQIRKFKRELQYK; translated from the coding sequence ATTACTGAAGATTTTGGAATTTATTATCAACAAATTATAAGAATAGAGAAAAGTCGTGATGCAATTGCATCATCAGCTAATTCTTTGGATCGGCTCAATATTGTTACAGAGCAAAAAGATTTTTATATTTCTTTACAAAATAATGATCTATTTATTAGTCAAATTAGAAAATTTAAAAGAGAGTTACAGTATAAATAA